GGTTTCGCCAGCCGGTTCGTGCCGCAAAGCCCCGGAGTTAACCGCGAGTCCGCAGATCGGCCGCCTTTCGGACCAATTCGAGAAACTCGCTTCGATAGGCCTTGAGATCGTAGCCCCGGGCGGCATTCGCCATTTGCCAAACTGAATTCAGATTGGCGTTGCCCTTGTAGCGCGAATCGCGGAGCACCATCCCGAACGCCGCGACCGCCGAGGCGAAACGCAGATTGTCCGACGCAGTCTCGAATCCTGCTTGCCGGTCGAGCAATCCCATTGTCAGAAGTTTGCTTTCGACGCCGGTCGGCTCTTTGTAACGGAGCTTGACCGTCAAAAGCTCGTCAGAAAACTTCGTGTCCGAAGGTTCGACCTTGCCGTATCTGAGTTCGCCGGTGCCCGGATTGTCGATCTTGCCGCCCGCCGGGACGATCTCGTAAAGCGCCGTAACCGAATGCCCGGCGCCGATCTCGCCGGCGTCCTTCTGATCGTCCTCGAAATCACGATTGGCGAGCAGTCGGTTTTCATAGCCGATCAAACGATAGCCGGCGACCTTTGCCGGGTTGAATTCGACCTGGATCTTGACGTCCTTGGCGATCGCATAAAGTGTCCCCGCGACCTGTTCGCCGAGCGCTTTGCGCGCCTCGTCCTGCGAGTCGATGTAGGCGTAGTTGCCGTTGCCTTTGTCGGCGAGGCGCTCCATCATCGAATCGTTCAGATTTCCGGTTCCGAATCCGAGAACCGATAGAAAGATGCCGCTCCGGCGTTTTTCCTCGATCAGTTCGACCAGCGCCGAATCACTCGTCGTCCCGACGTTGAAATCGCCGTCGGTCGCAAGGATCACCCGGTTGTTGCCGTTTTCGATGAAGTTATCCTTCGCCACTTTGTAGGCAAGGTTGATTCCCTGCCCGCCGTTGGTCGAACCGCCCGCCTCGAGCCGGTCGAGCGCGGCGATGATCTCTCCTTTGTTGCCGGCCGATGTCGACGATAGCGCCAGACCGCTAGCGCCGGCGTAAACGACGATCGCCACGCGGTCGCGCGACGAAAGCTGATTGACAAGCGTTCGCAGGCCCTGTTTGAGCAGCGGAAGCTTGTCGTTCGACGCCATCGAGCCCGAAACGTCGAGCAAAAAGACAAGATTAGACGGCGGCGTGTTCTCGAGCGCGATCTTCTTGCCCTGCAGCCCGATCATCACGATCTTGTGGTCCGCGTTCCAGGGGGCCGTCGCGACCTCGGTGTTGACCGAGAACGGAACCTCGCCCATAGGCTGCGGATAATCGTATTCAAAATAGTTGATCAGCTCCTCGATCCGAACCGCGTCCTTGGGCGGCAATTGGCCATCGTTCAAGAAACGGCGTACGTTGGTGTACGCCGCGGTATCGACGTCGATCGAGAATGTCGAAAGCGGCGCCCGCGACGCTTCGAGAAACGGATTTTCGGTGATCTCGGCGTATCGCTCGCCGCCCGCCGATTTCTCCATGCGGTCTTCGCGCATCGTCGAAGTCGAATTCGACGTGGAACTTGCCGAATTCGAAGAATTCTGCGTCGAATAGCCCGGCGCGGAATTCGCCGGTTTTGAATGTTGTGCCGATTCGGGCGCGCTTTCGCCGCACGCCGAAAGAAAGATCGCGACCAAAAGAAAAACGGCGATCAACGATCTGCCGCCAAAATCATCAGCCCTTCTCATAGTTTTTTGTCCTCTCAAAAAGAAAATTGCAAGTTTGAAGACTTGCCGAAACCCCTTTTGCGGAAGGAACGATTCGGCCGCCTCAAACTTGCAACGTCGGGGGGACAAAATTCAGAAAATTCAGCGCGTCGTCGGTCTCGACGCTTTTCCGTGCACAAACAGCACCGGGACGGCCGGCGAAACGGCTGAGTCCGGCATCTGGTTCGCCGACGCCTCGAACCTGCCGTAGAGATTCGCAAGGGCACGGTCGAAATCGATTCCGTCGGATTCGATCACGAGCCGAGCCTTGCGCGAATCCGAAAACGGCCGCTTGATCTCGGCGACATCACGGTAATTCATCGTTTCGTCCGGATCCGAGATGTCGAATCGTTGGACGATGAAAACGCGTTCCGGCGCGGGCCCGGCGCCGCTCCAGGTCAGTTCCACTTCCGTCGTTGTCAATCAGCGTTAATTTTTGACCCCTTTACAGGCGTTAGTTTTTGACCCCCCCTTTAGTCATTGTTGTCCGGAGTTGTGGAAGAGTTGGCGGCAATTGCCGCCAACTCTTCCACAACTCCCGTGCGCGCCGCGGCGGCCCGCTTTTCCTTGAGCCGGTAGCTTTCGCCCCGGATGTTGATCACCGTCGAGCGGTGGAGCAGCCGGTCGAGAGCCGCGCTCGCCATCACCGCGTCTCCGGCGAAGACCTCGCCCCAGGCCGCGAAGGCCTTGTTGCTCGTCAGGATGACCGCTCCCTTGCGTTCGTATCTCTCCGAGATGACCTGAAACAACAGGCTCGCCTCGGGAGGTTCGAGCTTCAGGTAGCCGACCTCGTCGATGATCAGCAGTTTCGGGCGCGTCAGGTTCTTGATCTCGCGCGAGAGCCGGTTCTCGTGCATCGCCCGCACGAGTTTGCGCGCGATGTCGACGGCGGTCGTGAAATAGACGCGGTGCCCGAGTTCCGCCGTCATCACCCCGAGCCCGATCGCGAGATGCGTCTTGCCCACTCCGGGCGGCCCGAGAAAGACGATGTTCCGCCCTTCGGCCAGAAAGCGCCCCGTCGCCAGTTCGTCAATGAGCCTCCGGTCAACGCCGGGCTGCGCCTTGAAATCGAATTCGCCAAGCCTCTTCGGGTACGGAAAGCGCGCGAACTGCAGGCTCAGCGCGACGCGCATCTCCTGCCGGTGCCTGACCTCGCCTTCGAGCAGCCGCCCGAGGAACTCCGTGTAACTCCAGTCCTCGGCGGCCGCCCGCTGGGCGATCGTGTCAAGATTGACCGCGGCGGTCTTGAGATCAAGTTCGCCGAGCGCGGACGATGCCATATCTTCGTAGACCTTCATCAGCCGATCACCTCCTCGTAGGCGACGAGCGGAGCTACAGCCACGGTCTCGAACAGAACCCGTCCCGATCTCTTCGGCGGCGCCTCCTGCGTTTCAACCGTCAGTTTCCACATCGCCGCGACATGCGCCGGATCCGCCACGCTTTCGCCGGATTTGAGCGACCGCCGGTGTTCGGCGATGACCGTCTCGCCCGTGCGCACCGTCACCCGGCGCTCTCCCTGCTCGACCACCACCTTGCGGCCGACCGCTTCCGGCGGCACCGAGTACTTCACGCCCCCGATCGAGACGTACCCGTCGACGCCCACCTTCCGCGTCTTCCAGACCGACGGCCGGTATCGCGGCGCCGACCCGTACGGCGTCAGGCCCTCTTCGGGCAGCAGGTCGAAGGGCCGCTTTCCGGTCGTCGCGTGTTTCCGTCCGTTCGCCTCTTCCAGCCACGCCGCGCCCTGTGCCTGAAGATCCGCAAGGTCGGCAAACTCCCGCCCCTTGATGAAGTTGTCCTTCAGATACCCGACCGCGCGTTCCACCTTCCCCTTAGTTCGCGGCCGGTACGGCCGGTGCGTCCTCGGCGCGATCCCGTAGTGATTCAGAAAGTCGGCCATCTGCGGGTTCAGTTTCCCGCACGGAAGGCGCACCTGCGCCATGTTGTCGAACAGGATCGTCTCCGGCCAGCCGCCGAAGTAGGCGAACGCCCTCTCAAGGCATCCGATCAGCTCCGGCATCCGCATCCGCCGCGTGTACTCGACGTACATCGCCCGCGAGTACCCGAGCACCATCACGAACGCGTAGATCTTTCTCCGGCGGCCTTTTTCGTCAATGTACGACCCGATCTCCGCCCAGTCGGCCTGCGCCTGCTTGCCGGGCGGCGTCTCGAACCTCACCGTCGCCTTCGCCGACACCTTCGCCCCGACGTCCAGTTCCCGCAAGTACCGCCTCACGATGTCCCACGATCCCGCGAATCCCATTCCCCGGATCTCGCCCGTCAGCCGAACCGCGCTCAGACCCGTCTTCTCGTACCGCTTCTTCAAATAGTCCTTGTACGCGTCCAGTTTGGAACCACGTTTCGTTTCGGCGGCGCGCTGGCGAACCCTCGCGCAGAACCTTGCGGACCGTGTTCCGCCAATATCCCGTCATCCGGCAGATCTGCTTTATCGACTGCCCCTCCCTTTTCAAGTCTTTGCCCTCCATCCATTCCTCCATTCCAAGCATTCCCGATAACCTCCGTTTCACGAAAGTTATCAAAAATGCCGTCCAGGGGGGTCAAAAACAAACGCATGCTAGGGGGTCATTTTCTCACGCATAATGACACGTCGTGAACCTCCGTGAGTCGAGATCGTAGTATGACGATCCGACCCTCAGCTCAAGTTCGCCGCCGGCCGGTTTCCGCTCCCGAATTCGGGAATTGGCCAAAAACGCGCCGAACAAACCGACGATCAAGACAAAGATCGCGACACCGATCAGATGTTTTCGCATCAGATTTCACCTCCAGGCTAGTTACTGAACGCGTGGCAACGTTAATCTTGCACGCCGACGGGATTTTCGGCGAAAGAAGTGACGCCGCCGAATTTCTTCGCCACCGTCCTCTGAAGATCAACGACTTGTTCAAGAATTGAACTTGCATCAACTAATGAAAGGTTTGCCCGCGAATTCCCACGAATCGGCGCGAATACAATTCTGTCCGAACCCGTTCGAACAAACCCCTTTTCAATACCTTGGCCCGTCCAATGGCCCAATTCCAAAAAACCGGGATCTTTTTCGGCGCGCGCCGGACCGGATTTCCATTCGCGCCGATTGGCGAAGATTCGCGGGCAAAACTCGCTATTGCGCAACCTGGTTTGAATCCTATTACTGCAACTAAATTAGATTCAGCGAATTCCCGCTCTTTGCGATCTTGGTGTTCTCCGCGCGGGAAAATGCCTGATCGAGCACAACCTTAGCCAAGACAGGTCAGTACCATCTGCGGTAGCGGATGGTTGGCCGCCGCAGTCTGCAGCCGCAGCGGTCCGATCAGCAAGCTCGTATTCCCATCGTCAACCATCCGCTACCGCAGATAGTACTGATCTTTCTTGCCTGCGCGGGCATTTCCTGCGAAGTTATCGGGGATCGCAGAGCAGTTCGGTCCGCAGCGCGGTCCGGGCGCACGCGAAAAAACGGACGGCGCCGAATTTCTTCGACGCCTTCACTCAAAGGCTTAAAAGCCTGGTTGAAGTTGAAACGGATCGTAATGGATTGAGCTATTCGTCCCCGAACCCGAGAAAGACAGGCTCCGGTGTAAGTTCGATCCTGAATCGCTCGCGGACTGCGTCGGCCACTTCGGTCTTCAAGGCGAGAATCTCTTCTGCCGTCGCGTTTCCGCGGTTCGTGAGCGCGAGCGAATGGCGCGTAGAGATTCCGGCTCGGCCTTTTGTGTAACCCTTTTTGAAGCCGCTGTTTTCGATCAACCAGGCGGCCGGTATCTTTACCAGGCCGGCGCCCGCCTCAAAATAGGGGACCGTGCCCAATCCAAGGGCGTAGGCGTGTTCGGCGATACTCGTATAATGCTTTCGCGGAACGATCGGATTTTTGAAGAAAGACCCGGCGCTGTTTGAATCCGCGCCGCCCTGGCGGACGAGCATCCCCTTTTCCGCGCGGATCCGCAGCACCGTTTCACGTGTTTCGGAAAGGGTCGGGCTACGGTCGCCGAAGTGATTCTTCAGATCCTTGTATTCGATCTTCGGAGTCCCGCCGGGGATCAATCGAAACGCGACCGAGAGCACCACGTATCGATTGCGGGCGGTCGAATTGAAGATGCTCGACCGGTATGCAAAACCGCAATCCGTATTCGCGATATCGACGATCATCATACTCTGAAGATCGAGCGCGCGGACCGACTCGATCGTTTCGGACACTTCCTGACCGTACGCGCCGACGTTCTGAACCGGTGTTCCCCCAACGAATCCCGGGATTCCGCTGAGACATTCGATCCCGGCCAGATCCTCCGCGACGCAGAACGCGCAGAACTCGTCCCAATCTTCCCCCGCGGCCGCCACGATCAGATCGCCGTGCCGGCTGATTCCCTTGATGCCGATTTGCAGGACAAGCCCTTCAAACCCTTGATCGGCGATCAGGACGTTGCTCCCGCCGCCGAGAACGAACAGCGGCAAACTTCGCTCCCGCGCGAATCTGACGGATTGAACGACCTCATCCTCGGTTTCGGCGCATACAAAAAAACGCGCCGCGCCGCCGATCTTGAATGTCGTCAGCGGCGCGAGCGGCCTGTTTTCAAGAATCCGAAGCGGTTTCATCTAGAACGGGAGCCTCGGTATCTTGTTGATGGTCTTGTCTTTGATCTTGTTTTCGACCTTTCGCTTTTGTTCGTCGATCTTGCCCTTGAGCACGCTGTCGAGCCGGCCTGCAAGCGTTGGATCGAGCTTCTTAAGCTGCTTCATCGTCTTCTCGGCGCCTTTCTTGTCGCCCGACGCAAACTGCGCTTCGCCGAGATTATAGTAGCCGTAGGCGAACTTGTCGTTGATCCCGACAACCCGTTGAAACGCCGAGACAGCCTCCGCGAGCTTTCCCCATCCGCGGAGCGCCTTGCCGAGTTCATTGTGCGCGAAGTACCAGTCGTCTCGAAGTTGAACCGCGCGGCGCAGCGCGCCTGTCGCATTCTCGTAATCGTTGAGACCGTTCAGCGCCGTTCCGAGATTGACATATGCCGACGCCAGATTCGGATTCAGTTCTGTTGCCTTTTTCGACGCGTCCCGGCCCTTGCCAAGTTTGACGGCCGCATCGGCCTGTCGACCAGCCTTGAGATCCTCTTCAGCGGCACGGTTTCTGGCCCACCCGACATTCGAATAATCGGTCGCGTCGCCGCGCATATCGGCCGCCGTGTCGAGACGCTCCGACGCCTTGTCCCACTTGTTCTCTTTGCCGAGACAATAGCCCCAGCTCGAGTAAAGCTCCGGGTCGTCTTTTACATATTCCGCCGCGACTCCGTACTGGGCATTCGCTTTCGGATAATCCTCGGTTTGACGGTACGATTCGGCGAGATTGGCGTTGGCGTCACCGTGAGTCTTGTCGATGGCGATGACCTTCTGATAGCTTTCGGCCGATTGCGCGAACTTCTCCTGGTTGTACTGGGTCGTCGCCAGATCGAACGCCGCGTCGGTGTAGGACGCGTCGATGAAAACCGCCTTCTGAAAATCCGAAACGGCGGCATCGTCTGCGCTCCGGCGATTGTTGGCGGCGCCGCGATAGTAATATGCTTCGGCGTAATTCGGGTCAGCCTTGAGGGCCGCATCGATCGCCTGAAGCGCCCGGTCGGCATCGTTCTGTTTCAAGCTCACGAGTCCGAGGTAGAGCTTTGTCTCGGCATCCTGCGGTTCGGCCGAATCGGCGATCTTCAGATTCGTTTCGGCCTTCGCGACCTCGCCTTGCTCGTAATAGAGTACTCCGAGCCGTCCGTTCGCGTTCGTGAGGCTGGCGTCGGACGCGGTCGCTTTTTCGTAATTGGCGATCGCCATCGTCGAATTCTCTTGGGACTCGTAGAGATTTCCGAGTCCTGCGTAGGCCTCGCCGTTCTTCGGGTTGTGCTTGATCGAATTATTGTACGCGGCCATCGCCTCGATCGGTTTGCCCGCTTCCGCGAATTCATCGCCCTGTCGCGCGTACGCCTCGCTGAGCCCTAGCTTTGCATCCGTGTACTTCGGATTGAGCGCCGAAGCCCGTTCGAACGACTTTGCCGCGGCCGCGTTGTCGTTCTCATCGAGGTAAGTTTCTCCGGCGCCGGCGTAATCGAGCGCGGCCTTTGATTTGGCGGCCGCAGTTTTTGGAGTGGTCTTGGCAACGGTTTGCGGATCGACCTTTTTGAACCGCGGCCGCGTCGAGCGCGACCGGGAAGCCGCGATCTGCGTCTTCAAACGTTGCGATGCGCGTTTGCGCTTTGCGACGTTCCGACGCGGAATATATCCGTTCTTGACGTACGCACTTCTTTTCTTCGCCTTACGGCTTTCCTTGAAGGTGTAAACGCTCGCCCCGCCGGAAAAATCTTCGGACGTCATCACGTCCTGACCAAAAGCGGCGGACGCATCGAACAGCAGAATACCGCCGATCAAAAATGCCGAAAGCAACTTCTTTGGAACCGCACGAAACATCATCTTGCCTTAACCGGCCGGAAACAACCTCGGCCGGTACGATCCTATTGCCTCAAACCATTGTTCGTGACGACATCGAGAGTCTGCACGAGATCGATTCGATTCATCTTCTTGAGCTTCTCGTATTCTTTCTTGGCTTCTTTGACATTCCCGCGCCGGTATTCCGATTCCGCGAGGTTATAGTGTCCCTGGGCGAAATTGTCGTCGATTGCGATGGCACGGCGGAATTGTTTCACAGCGTTCTCGAAATCGCCGTTCTTGCGGTATGCGATCCCAAGTTCGTTGATCGCCGGTATCCAATTCTTCTGCAGTTCGTCCGCCCGCTTGAGCGCATCGACCGCCGCCTGAAACTCACCGAGATCGGTCAGGACCATTCCGAGATTGAGAAACGGCGCAGCGATCTTGGCGTTCATAGAAACGGCCTTTTGAAGCGCCGCTTTCGCCTTCGCGAGCTTGTCCTTGTACTCAACTTCCCGGCGCTGCTTCAGATCGGATTGCGCCGCGTTGTAATACGCCCAGCCGAGGTTAGTATAGTCAATGTATTCGGAACTCATCGAAACGGCCTTTTCAAGGTTTTCGATCGACAGTTTCCAAAAACTTCCATAGACGGGATTTACCGCCCGAAGGCCGGCGACGTAGCCGAATTTGCTCCACAGCTCGGGATCGTTCTTGTTGAACAGCGTCGCCAAGCGATACTCGCCGATGGCGTCGTCAAGCCGGTTCATCTGGCGATAAACGTCGGCCAGGTTTCCGTGGGCCTCGCCGTTCGTCGGACTGATCTTGATCGCTTCCTTATATGCCTTGACCGACTCCTCATAGTAAGCCGAATTGGCTCCTTGATTGGTTGCGCGGTTGTAGTACGCGGCGCCGAGGTCGAACCAGGCATCAAAATACTTCGGGTTCAGAGTCACAGCCTGCCGATAGGCGGCGATGGCGTCGCGATCGCGATCCAGGCGGTCGTAAACCTCACCGAGGAAGTAATGCGCCTCGGGGTTGGTAGGATCAAGCTGGATGGCACGCTGGAACGCGGCAATTGCCTCGGCGTTTCGATTCTGACGGTATCTCACGAGACCGATGAAAAACTGAGATTCGGCATTGTTCGCGTCGAGCGCGATCGCTTTCTGGAGATAATTCTCGCTCTTTGCGATCTCGCCCTTCTGGAAATAGAAAACTCCGAGCGGCGCGTAAAGCTCGGTCAGATCGGCATCGAGCGCGAGTGCTTTTTCGTAATTGAGAATGGCATTGTCGGCATCGTCCTTTGAACTCGCGATCTCGGCCAGTCCCGCATATGCGAACGCGTTCTTGCTGTTGTTCCGGATCGCGTCCTCATAGAGCAACCTCGCGATCTCGAACTGGCCCTTTTGAAGAACCTGATCGCCCTTGCGCGTCAATGCCTCGCTCAGCCCGAGCTTCGCGACGGTGTTTTTCGCGTCGAGGAGCGCCGATTCACGGAAGAATTCGACCGATTTGTCGATATCGCTGTTCGTCAGGTAATACTCGCCCACGCCTGCAAAAAGAACCGAGGTCTCTTCCTTGGATTTACGCTTGAACTCTATCGAGTCGGGTTTGAGAGTGTTCGGGTCGACTTCTTTGGATTTCGCGCGCTTTGGCGCCACTTTGGCCACGGTTACGTTCTGCTTCGCGATTCGTTTGGTCGTCTCGACGCGTGCCGTCGCGGTTCGCTTGACCGACGTCGTGGTCCGGAACGCGGTCTTCTTCTGCGTCGCTTTTCGCGACGACTTGAAGACAAACGCGCTCGATCCGCCGGTGAAGTCTTCAGACGTCACCACATCCTGCGCGAAAAGCAATGTCGACTGCGCGAAGATCGACATCAGAACGCAAAATGCCAAAATCGAAGATACGGGATTGATTCTACTGTTCATAAACTTTTCCACGCCCCAAGCTGTGCCGTCTTTATTGAGATGCAGGGCCCGAACAATGACGTTCGCCGTCCAATTTTTTGCCCGGCGACAATAATACCACACAAACCGAAACGGTCTGTGTGGTATTTGAATAGGTTGCGGTGGCGGCAAATCAGGGAACGAAGGCGTTCTGAACCGGGAAATCCGTGGCGATCCCGAACTGATAGGCGGCAAAACCCTCGGTCGATTTCAGCAGATACCAGACGCCTGTTGAGGGTCTGTAAACCGCAATGTCGATCCTGCCATCGCCGTCGTAATCCGCCGGGACCGGCTTGTCTTCGGCGATTCCGAATTTGATGATCGTGTAGGAATCGTTCGATGAGTTTCGGATGTACCAATTCCCTTCCGAAGGCCGGTAGACCGCGAAATCGGTCTTGCCGTCGCCGTCATAGTCGCCGGCGGCGGGAACGTCCGTCGCGATTCCCCAGTGGACTGCGCGTTGGACGTTGTCGATGCTGCTTTGCCACCACCAGTCGCCGGTCGACGGCCGGAAGATGACGGGTTCCGTCTTGCCGTCGCCGTCAACGTCGCCGATCACCGGTTTGTCGCCGGCGGCGCCGAACTGCCACTGCGAGGCCGCGCCGTTCGAACTCGCCGACCGATACCAAATGAAGTTGGATGGACGGTACACGACGTAGTCGGCACGCCCGTCACCGCTGATGTCCGATGGCAACGGGATGTCTCCCGATGCGCCGAGGTGGGCGAAAACCTGGGTATTCGAGGCGGTGCTCAGGCTCCACCAATCCCCGAGTGACGGACGGTAGATCGCAACGTCGGTTTTGCCATCGCCGTCGAAATCAGCCGGCGCCGACCGGTCGCCCGGAATCGCGAAGATCGTCTGCGTTACCTGCCAATCCGAACTGCGAAGGATATACCATTTGTTTTCGGAAGTCCGGAAGACCGCGATGTCCGAGCGGCCGTCGCCGTCAAAATCGAACGGCACGACGCGCGTGAATGCCCCCGGTGTCACAAGCGCCAGGCCGGCCCGCGCCGAATCACCGATTCGTGAATAGTCGCCGGCGACATAGACCTTTCCGTCGGGCCGAGTGACCATCGAACGGACCGGCGCGTTCGCGCCTCGCGGCAGAAAGAGCCGGTCGAGCGAGCCGTTCGGCGCGAGCCGAATAATATTGCTGCGCTGCGAGTTGTTGA
The DNA window shown above is from Acidobacteriota bacterium and carries:
- a CDS encoding VWA domain-containing protein — protein: MRRADDFGGRSLIAVFLLVAIFLSACGESAPESAQHSKPANSAPGYSTQNSSNSASSTSNSTSTMREDRMEKSAGGERYAEITENPFLEASRAPLSTFSIDVDTAAYTNVRRFLNDGQLPPKDAVRIEELINYFEYDYPQPMGEVPFSVNTEVATAPWNADHKIVMIGLQGKKIALENTPPSNLVFLLDVSGSMASNDKLPLLKQGLRTLVNQLSSRDRVAIVVYAGASGLALSSTSAGNKGEIIAALDRLEAGGSTNGGQGINLAYKVAKDNFIENGNNRVILATDGDFNVGTTSDSALVELIEEKRRSGIFLSVLGFGTGNLNDSMMERLADKGNGNYAYIDSQDEARKALGEQVAGTLYAIAKDVKIQVEFNPAKVAGYRLIGYENRLLANRDFEDDQKDAGEIGAGHSVTALYEIVPAGGKIDNPGTGELRYGKVEPSDTKFSDELLTVKLRYKEPTGVESKLLTMGLLDRQAGFETASDNLRFASAVAAFGMVLRDSRYKGNANLNSVWQMANAARGYDLKAYRSEFLELVRKAADLRTRG
- a CDS encoding ATP-binding protein, producing the protein MKVYEDMASSALGELDLKTAAVNLDTIAQRAAAEDWSYTEFLGRLLEGEVRHRQEMRVALSLQFARFPYPKRLGEFDFKAQPGVDRRLIDELATGRFLAEGRNIVFLGPPGVGKTHLAIGLGVMTAELGHRVYFTTAVDIARKLVRAMHENRLSREIKNLTRPKLLIIDEVGYLKLEPPEASLLFQVISERYERKGAVILTSNKAFAAWGEVFAGDAVMASAALDRLLHRSTVINIRGESYRLKEKRAAAARTGVVEELAAIAANSSTTPDNND
- a CDS encoding IS21 family transposase; translation: MGGTRSARFCARVRQRAAETKRGSKLDAYKDYLKKRYEKTGLSAVRLTGEIRGMGFAGSWDIVRRYLRELDVGAKVSAKATVRFETPPGKQAQADWAEIGSYIDEKGRRRKIYAFVMVLGYSRAMYVEYTRRMRMPELIGCLERAFAYFGGWPETILFDNMAQVRLPCGKLNPQMADFLNHYGIAPRTHRPYRPRTKGKVERAVGYLKDNFIKGREFADLADLQAQGAAWLEEANGRKHATTGKRPFDLLPEEGLTPYGSAPRYRPSVWKTRKVGVDGYVSIGGVKYSVPPEAVGRKVVVEQGERRVTVRTGETVIAEHRRSLKSGESVADPAHVAAMWKLTVETQEAPPKRSGRVLFETVAVAPLVAYEEVIG
- a CDS encoding UDP-N-acetylmuramate dehydrogenase encodes the protein MKPLRILENRPLAPLTTFKIGGAARFFVCAETEDEVVQSVRFARERSLPLFVLGGGSNVLIADQGFEGLVLQIGIKGISRHGDLIVAAAGEDWDEFCAFCVAEDLAGIECLSGIPGFVGGTPVQNVGAYGQEVSETIESVRALDLQSMMIVDIANTDCGFAYRSSIFNSTARNRYVVLSVAFRLIPGGTPKIEYKDLKNHFGDRSPTLSETRETVLRIRAEKGMLVRQGGADSNSAGSFFKNPIVPRKHYTSIAEHAYALGLGTVPYFEAGAGLVKIPAAWLIENSGFKKGYTKGRAGISTRHSLALTNRGNATAEEILALKTEVADAVRERFRIELTPEPVFLGFGDE
- a CDS encoding tetratricopeptide repeat protein, producing the protein MFRAVPKKLLSAFLIGGILLFDASAAFGQDVMTSEDFSGGASVYTFKESRKAKKRSAYVKNGYIPRRNVAKRKRASQRLKTQIAASRSRSTRPRFKKVDPQTVAKTTPKTAAAKSKAALDYAGAGETYLDENDNAAAAKSFERASALNPKYTDAKLGLSEAYARQGDEFAEAGKPIEAMAAYNNSIKHNPKNGEAYAGLGNLYESQENSTMAIANYEKATASDASLTNANGRLGVLYYEQGEVAKAETNLKIADSAEPQDAETKLYLGLVSLKQNDADRALQAIDAALKADPNYAEAYYYRGAANNRRSADDAAVSDFQKAVFIDASYTDAAFDLATTQYNQEKFAQSAESYQKVIAIDKTHGDANANLAESYRQTEDYPKANAQYGVAAEYVKDDPELYSSWGYCLGKENKWDKASERLDTAADMRGDATDYSNVGWARNRAAEEDLKAGRQADAAVKLGKGRDASKKATELNPNLASAYVNLGTALNGLNDYENATGALRRAVQLRDDWYFAHNELGKALRGWGKLAEAVSAFQRVVGINDKFAYGYYNLGEAQFASGDKKGAEKTMKQLKKLDPTLAGRLDSVLKGKIDEQKRKVENKIKDKTINKIPRLPF
- a CDS encoding tetratricopeptide repeat protein — translated: MNSRINPVSSILAFCVLMSIFAQSTLLFAQDVVTSEDFTGGSSAFVFKSSRKATQKKTAFRTTTSVKRTATARVETTKRIAKQNVTVAKVAPKRAKSKEVDPNTLKPDSIEFKRKSKEETSVLFAGVGEYYLTNSDIDKSVEFFRESALLDAKNTVAKLGLSEALTRKGDQVLQKGQFEIARLLYEDAIRNNSKNAFAYAGLAEIASSKDDADNAILNYEKALALDADLTELYAPLGVFYFQKGEIAKSENYLQKAIALDANNAESQFFIGLVRYRQNRNAEAIAAFQRAIQLDPTNPEAHYFLGEVYDRLDRDRDAIAAYRQAVTLNPKYFDAWFDLGAAYYNRATNQGANSAYYEESVKAYKEAIKISPTNGEAHGNLADVYRQMNRLDDAIGEYRLATLFNKNDPELWSKFGYVAGLRAVNPVYGSFWKLSIENLEKAVSMSSEYIDYTNLGWAYYNAAQSDLKQRREVEYKDKLAKAKAALQKAVSMNAKIAAPFLNLGMVLTDLGEFQAAVDALKRADELQKNWIPAINELGIAYRKNGDFENAVKQFRRAIAIDDNFAQGHYNLAESEYRRGNVKEAKKEYEKLKKMNRIDLVQTLDVVTNNGLRQ